Proteins encoded in a region of the Mycolicibacterium duvalii genome:
- a CDS encoding pyridoxamine 5'-phosphate oxidase family protein: MDATTSEAPVTELTEGQCWERLAGVSLGRLVTTVDNWTEIFPVNFVVQGKTLLFRSAEGTKLLTAVLNEHVVFEADDHNVVEGWSVVVRGKARLLSGATETAEANRAGLYPWVATAKSRFVRITPQSMTGRRFVFGPEPDATELSS; the protein is encoded by the coding sequence ATGGACGCGACCACATCCGAGGCCCCGGTAACCGAGCTGACCGAGGGCCAGTGCTGGGAACGGCTGGCCGGGGTGTCGCTGGGCAGGCTCGTGACGACCGTGGACAATTGGACCGAGATCTTTCCGGTCAACTTCGTCGTGCAGGGCAAGACCCTGCTCTTCCGCAGTGCGGAGGGCACCAAGTTGCTGACCGCGGTGCTCAACGAGCATGTGGTGTTCGAGGCCGACGACCACAACGTCGTCGAGGGGTGGAGCGTGGTGGTCCGCGGCAAAGCCCGGCTGCTGTCCGGCGCGACGGAAACCGCGGAGGCCAACCGGGCCGGGTTGTATCCGTGGGTCGCCACCGCCAAATCACGGTTCGTCCGGATCACTCCGCAGAGCATGACGGGCCGACGTTTCGTGTTCGGACCCGAGCCCGACGCCACCGAACTGAGCAGCTGA
- a CDS encoding crotonase/enoyl-CoA hydratase family protein has product MMSTYESVTVDIADHIAEVTLMGPGKGNAMGPAFWAEMPVLFAELDANPDVRAIVLAGSGKNFSYGLDLAAMGNTLGSMMTEASSSKPRAEFHQRLKTMQQAITAVADCRTPTIASVHGWCIGGGVDLISAVDIRYASADAKFSVREVKLAIVADVGSLARLPFILTDGHLRELALTGKDIDASRAEKIGLVNDVFADPDASLAAARATAAEIAANPPHTVHGIKDVLDEQRTAAVAASLRYVAAWNSAFLPSKDLTEGIQAMFEKRPPNFTGE; this is encoded by the coding sequence ATCATGAGCACGTACGAATCGGTGACCGTCGACATCGCCGACCACATCGCCGAGGTCACGCTGATGGGTCCCGGCAAGGGCAACGCGATGGGTCCGGCGTTCTGGGCTGAGATGCCGGTGCTGTTCGCCGAACTCGACGCCAACCCCGACGTGCGGGCGATCGTGCTCGCCGGTTCGGGCAAGAATTTCAGCTACGGCCTGGACCTGGCCGCGATGGGCAACACGCTGGGCTCGATGATGACCGAGGCGTCGTCGTCCAAGCCGCGCGCCGAGTTCCACCAGCGGCTCAAGACCATGCAGCAGGCGATCACCGCGGTCGCGGACTGCCGCACGCCGACCATCGCGTCGGTGCACGGATGGTGCATCGGCGGCGGTGTGGATCTCATCTCCGCGGTGGACATCCGCTACGCCAGCGCCGACGCGAAGTTCTCGGTGCGTGAGGTCAAGCTCGCCATCGTCGCCGACGTCGGCTCGCTGGCCCGGTTGCCCTTCATCCTCACCGACGGGCACCTGCGGGAGCTGGCTTTGACCGGCAAGGACATCGACGCCTCCCGCGCCGAGAAGATCGGCCTGGTCAACGACGTCTTCGCGGATCCGGACGCGTCGCTGGCCGCCGCGCGCGCCACCGCGGCCGAGATCGCCGCCAACCCGCCGCACACGGTGCACGGCATCAAAGACGTGCTCGACGAGCAGCGCACCGCGGCGGTGGCCGCGAGCCTGCGGTACGTCGCGGCATGGAACTCGGCGTTCCTGCCGTCGAAGGACCTGACCGAGGGCATCCAGGCGATGTTCGAGAAGCGTCCGCCGAACTTCACCGGCGAGTAG
- a CDS encoding MarR family winged helix-turn-helix transcriptional regulator, translating to MAGTIAGRTASDTPGLDIAEEKAWQNFLDAALRLYATMNRSLVDEHGLTLNDVRLLDLLAKSATGSARMGDLAEALLSLPSRVTRQIHRLEVQKLVVRGASPDDGRGVLASITPEGREALTTAMQTYGAGVRAHFLARLSRPQVVAMGENCRRISAGLTAGGQTAKLGRV from the coding sequence ATGGCGGGGACTATTGCGGGGCGTACAGCGAGTGACACGCCCGGACTGGATATCGCCGAAGAGAAGGCGTGGCAGAACTTTCTCGACGCGGCGCTGCGGCTCTACGCCACGATGAATCGGTCGCTGGTCGACGAGCACGGGCTCACACTCAACGATGTGCGGTTGCTCGACCTGCTGGCCAAGTCGGCGACGGGTTCGGCGCGGATGGGGGACCTGGCCGAGGCGTTGTTGTCGCTGCCGAGCCGGGTCACGCGCCAGATCCACCGGCTGGAGGTACAGAAGCTGGTGGTGCGCGGCGCCAGCCCGGACGACGGCCGCGGCGTGCTCGCCAGCATCACGCCCGAGGGCCGGGAGGCGTTGACCACGGCGATGCAGACCTACGGCGCCGGAGTGCGTGCGCACTTCCTGGCGCGCCTGTCCCGGCCGCAGGTGGTGGCGATGGGGGAGAACTGCCGGCGCATCAGCGCGGGACTGACCGCCGGGGGCCAGACCGCCAAGCTGGGCCGCGTCTAG
- a CDS encoding NAD(P)H-quinone oxidoreductase: protein MHAIVAENGRLSWQAVPDVTPGPGEVLIKVDAAGVNRADLLQAAGKYPPPPGASDIIGLEVSGTITAVGDGVTDWSTGRGVCALLAGGGYAEYVCVPAGQVLDIPDGVAPAHAAGLPEVACTVWSNLVMTAGMRAPQLVLLHGGASGIGTHAIQIARALGCRVAVTAGSRNKLDLCAELGAEITVDYHNEDFVEVVRAAGGADVILDIIGAAYLDRNVDALADDGRLVIIGMQGGAKAELNIAKLLAKRGGVFATALRARPVDGAAGKSAIVAQVRDQVWPLIADGQVRPVIGAEFPIAEAQAAHELLDSGDVSGKVILRVGD from the coding sequence ATGCACGCGATCGTGGCCGAGAACGGTCGGCTCAGCTGGCAGGCGGTACCGGACGTCACCCCCGGCCCCGGGGAGGTGCTGATCAAGGTCGACGCGGCCGGCGTCAACCGCGCCGACCTGTTGCAGGCCGCCGGAAAGTATCCGCCCCCACCGGGTGCCAGCGACATCATCGGTCTCGAGGTCTCCGGAACGATCACCGCAGTCGGCGACGGAGTCACCGACTGGTCGACGGGCCGAGGCGTGTGTGCACTGCTGGCCGGTGGGGGCTACGCCGAATACGTATGCGTGCCTGCGGGTCAGGTCCTCGACATCCCCGACGGGGTCGCGCCGGCCCATGCTGCCGGGCTTCCCGAGGTGGCCTGCACGGTGTGGTCGAACCTGGTGATGACCGCCGGGATGCGGGCACCGCAGCTGGTCCTGTTACACGGCGGCGCAAGCGGAATCGGCACCCACGCCATCCAGATCGCGCGAGCGCTCGGCTGCCGGGTCGCCGTCACCGCAGGATCCCGCAACAAACTGGACCTGTGCGCCGAACTCGGCGCCGAGATCACCGTCGACTACCACAACGAGGACTTCGTGGAGGTGGTCCGCGCCGCCGGCGGCGCTGACGTGATCCTCGACATCATCGGGGCGGCATACCTCGACCGCAACGTCGACGCCCTGGCCGATGACGGTCGCCTGGTGATCATCGGGATGCAGGGCGGTGCGAAAGCCGAACTGAACATCGCCAAACTCCTTGCCAAACGGGGCGGCGTGTTCGCGACGGCGCTGCGGGCGCGCCCGGTCGACGGCGCCGCCGGCAAGAGCGCGATCGTCGCCCAGGTGCGCGACCAGGTGTGGCCGCTCATCGCCGACGGTCAGGTGCGCCCGGTCATCGGCGCGGAGTTCCCGATCGCCGAGGCGCAGGCCGCTCACGAACTGCTGGACTCCGGTGACGTGTCCGGGAAAGTCATTCTGCGCGTGGGTGACTGA
- the hisC gene encoding histidinol-phosphate transaminase: MSVRLRPELADLPAYTPGRTVPGAIKIASNETVHGPLPSVRAAIERAIDSLNRYPDNGYVELKERLAKHVNFAPEHISVGCGSVSLCQQLIQITSTVGDEVLFGWRSFEIYPLQVRTAGATPVQVALTDHTFDLDAMAAAITDRTRLIFVCNPNNPTSTVVDPDALARFVAAVPPHIMVVLDEAYIEYVRDGMVPDSFGLVRAHRNVVVLRTFSKAYGLAGLRVGYAVADPEIVTALSKVYVPFTATSLSQAAAIACLDAADELLERTDAVVAERGRVSAALRDAGYQLPPSQANFVWLPLVGRAQQFAADAANSRIIVRPYGEDGVRVTVASPAENDAFLEFAERWIGEA, encoded by the coding sequence GTGTCCGTGCGTCTGCGCCCCGAACTGGCCGATCTCCCCGCCTACACGCCGGGGCGAACGGTGCCCGGCGCCATCAAGATCGCCAGCAACGAGACCGTGCACGGTCCGCTGCCCAGCGTGCGCGCGGCGATCGAGCGAGCCATCGACAGCCTCAACCGCTACCCGGACAACGGTTATGTCGAGCTCAAGGAGCGCCTGGCCAAGCACGTCAACTTCGCGCCCGAGCACATCTCGGTCGGGTGCGGGTCGGTCAGCCTGTGCCAGCAGCTGATCCAGATCACCTCGACCGTCGGCGACGAGGTGCTGTTCGGGTGGCGCAGCTTCGAGATCTACCCGCTGCAGGTCCGCACCGCCGGAGCGACACCGGTGCAGGTCGCGCTGACCGACCACACCTTCGACCTGGACGCAATGGCGGCCGCGATCACCGACCGCACCCGACTGATCTTCGTGTGCAATCCGAACAACCCGACCAGCACGGTCGTCGACCCCGACGCGTTGGCGCGGTTCGTCGCCGCGGTTCCGCCACACATCATGGTGGTGCTCGACGAGGCCTATATCGAGTACGTCCGCGACGGGATGGTGCCCGACAGCTTCGGGCTGGTCCGCGCGCACCGCAATGTCGTTGTGCTGCGCACGTTTTCGAAGGCCTACGGGTTGGCCGGCCTGCGCGTCGGCTATGCGGTGGCTGATCCCGAGATCGTCACCGCGCTGTCGAAGGTCTACGTCCCGTTCACCGCGACCAGCCTGTCGCAGGCTGCCGCGATCGCCTGCCTGGACGCCGCCGACGAGCTGCTCGAGCGCACCGACGCCGTCGTCGCCGAACGCGGCCGGGTCTCGGCGGCGCTGCGCGACGCGGGCTACCAACTGCCGCCGTCCCAGGCCAACTTCGTCTGGCTGCCGCTGGTCGGGCGGGCCCAGCAGTTCGCCGCCGACGCGGCCAACAGCCGCATCATCGTGCGCCCGTACGGCGAGGACGGCGTGCGCGTGACCGTGGCCTCCCCCGCCGAGAACGACGCCTTCCTCGAGTTCGCCGAACGGTGGATAGGAGAAGCCTGA
- the glfT1 gene encoding galactofuranosyltransferase GlfT1: MTGPEKVCTVVVTHRRPDELAKSLDAITAQSRRPDHLIVVDNDFSDDGDPRVRDLVTGQPMPTTYLGSRRNLGGAGGFALGILHALALGADWVWLADDDGRPQDPEVLATLIACAQRHDLAEVSPMICDLADPERLAFPLRRGLVWRRRVSELRTDATLPDFMPGISHLFNGALFRAATLEAVGVPDLRLFMRGDETEIHRRLLRSGLPFGTCLNAVYLHPQGSDEFRPILGGRMHTQYPDNEAKRFYTYRNRGYLQSQPGMRKLIPQEWLRFGWYFLITRRDPAGLREWIRLRRLGRRERFGAR, from the coding sequence GTGACCGGTCCTGAGAAGGTCTGCACGGTCGTCGTCACCCACCGCCGTCCCGACGAACTGGCCAAGTCGCTGGATGCGATCACCGCGCAGAGCAGACGGCCCGACCATCTGATCGTCGTCGACAACGACTTCTCCGATGACGGGGACCCCCGGGTCCGTGATCTGGTGACCGGTCAACCCATGCCCACCACCTACCTGGGGTCACGCCGGAACCTGGGCGGCGCAGGCGGTTTCGCGCTGGGGATACTGCACGCGCTGGCCCTCGGCGCCGACTGGGTGTGGCTTGCCGACGACGACGGGCGCCCGCAGGATCCCGAGGTGCTGGCCACCCTGATCGCCTGCGCTCAGCGCCACGATCTTGCTGAGGTGTCGCCGATGATCTGTGATCTCGCCGATCCCGAGCGGCTGGCGTTCCCGCTCCGGCGGGGGCTGGTGTGGCGGCGCCGGGTCAGTGAGTTGCGCACCGACGCAACGCTTCCCGACTTCATGCCCGGTATTTCGCACCTGTTCAACGGAGCGCTGTTCCGCGCCGCCACGCTGGAGGCGGTCGGCGTGCCAGACCTGCGGTTGTTCATGCGCGGCGACGAGACCGAGATCCACCGCCGCCTCCTGCGCAGCGGCTTGCCGTTCGGGACCTGTCTGAACGCGGTGTATCTGCACCCCCAGGGCAGCGACGAGTTCCGGCCCATCCTGGGCGGGCGCATGCACACGCAGTATCCGGACAACGAGGCCAAACGGTTCTACACCTACCGCAACCGCGGGTATCTGCAGTCCCAACCCGGCATGCGCAAGCTGATCCCCCAGGAGTGGCTGCGCTTCGGCTGGTACTTCCTGATCACCCGGCGTGATCCGGCCGGCCTGCGGGAGTGGATCAGGTTGCGGCGGTTGGGCCGACGGGAGAGGTTCGGGGCTAGATGA
- a CDS encoding bacterial proteasome activator family protein, which produces MTSNTDDDNIEIIGGDQDGTEDERGADGRSLTDLVEQPAKVMRIGTMIKQLLEEVRAAPLDEASRGRLRDIHRTSISELEDGLAPELREELERLTLPFTEDAVPSDAELRIAQAQLVGWLEGLFHGIQTALFAQQMAARQQLEQMRQGALPPGPGMPGQRGTPGHPGTGQYL; this is translated from the coding sequence ATGACGAGCAACACCGACGACGACAACATCGAGATCATCGGCGGCGATCAGGACGGCACCGAGGACGAGCGCGGCGCCGACGGCCGGTCCCTGACCGACCTCGTCGAACAGCCGGCCAAAGTGATGCGCATCGGCACGATGATCAAGCAGCTGCTGGAGGAGGTGCGCGCGGCACCGCTCGACGAAGCCAGCCGAGGTCGTCTGCGCGACATCCACCGCACCAGCATCAGCGAGCTCGAAGACGGTCTGGCTCCGGAGCTGCGCGAGGAACTCGAGCGGCTCACGCTGCCGTTCACCGAAGACGCCGTGCCGTCCGATGCCGAACTGCGGATCGCGCAGGCGCAGTTGGTGGGCTGGCTGGAGGGCCTGTTCCACGGCATTCAGACCGCGTTGTTCGCACAGCAGATGGCGGCCCGCCAGCAGCTGGAACAAATGCGTCAGGGTGCGCTGCCGCCGGGCCCGGGGATGCCGGGCCAGCGGGGCACACCGGGCCACCCCGGCACCGGCCAGTACTTGTGA
- the wzt gene encoding galactan export ABC transporter ATP-binding subunit Wzt/RfbE has translation MAADPEPFIQTRNAWVEFPIFDAKTRSLKKAFLGKAGGAIGRNESNVVVIEALRDITMSLKMGDRVGLVGHNGAGKSTLLRLLSGIYEPTRGVATVQGRVAPVFDLGVGMDPEISGFENIIIRGLFLGQTRKQMLAKVDEIAEFTELGDYLSMPLRTYSTGMRVRLAMGVVTSIDPEILLLDEGIGAVDAEFLKKAQSRLAELVQRSGILVFASHSNEFLARLCNTAMWIDHGTVKMEGGIEEVVRAYEGEDAARHVHEVLEENARDRS, from the coding sequence GTGGCCGCTGATCCCGAACCCTTCATCCAAACGCGTAACGCCTGGGTCGAGTTTCCGATCTTCGACGCCAAGACCCGGTCGCTGAAGAAGGCGTTTCTGGGCAAGGCCGGCGGGGCCATCGGTCGCAACGAGTCCAACGTCGTGGTCATCGAGGCGCTGCGTGACATCACCATGTCGCTGAAGATGGGGGACCGGGTCGGACTCGTCGGGCACAACGGCGCCGGGAAATCCACGCTGTTGCGGCTGCTGTCGGGTATCTACGAGCCGACCCGCGGGGTGGCCACGGTACAGGGCCGCGTCGCCCCGGTGTTCGACCTCGGCGTCGGGATGGACCCGGAGATCTCCGGCTTCGAGAACATCATCATCCGTGGCCTGTTTCTCGGCCAGACCCGCAAGCAGATGCTGGCCAAGGTCGACGAGATCGCCGAGTTCACCGAGCTCGGCGACTACCTGTCGATGCCGCTGCGCACCTACTCGACCGGCATGCGGGTGCGGCTCGCCATGGGCGTGGTCACCAGCATCGACCCCGAGATCCTCCTGCTCGACGAGGGCATCGGTGCGGTCGACGCGGAGTTCCTCAAGAAGGCGCAGAGCCGGCTGGCCGAACTGGTGCAGCGTTCCGGCATCCTGGTGTTCGCAAGTCACTCCAATGAATTCCTCGCGCGGCTGTGCAACACCGCGATGTGGATCGACCACGGCACGGTGAAGATGGAGGGCGGTATCGAGGAGGTCGTGCGCGCCTACGAAGGCGAGGACGCCGCCCGTCATGTGCACGAGGTGCTCGAGGAGAACGCGCGTGACCGGTCCTGA
- a CDS encoding cysteine desulfurase-like protein gives MAYDVARVRGLHPSLGDGWVHLDAQNGMLLPDTVARAVSTAFRGSMPTVDSPHPGSRRSAAVLAAARQAVADLVNADPAGVVLGADRALLLTALADAASTRVGLGYELVVTRLDDEANIAPWLRAANRFGAKVKWAEVDIETGELPTWQWEDLVTRPTRLVAITSASSTLGTVTDLREVTKLVHEVGGLVIVDHSAAAPYRLFDIDDVDADVVAVNMLAWGGPPIGALAFRDPSLLDALGSISLDPSATGPARLEVGAHQFGLLGGVVASVEYLAALDDSAQGTRRERLEISMRSASGYLSGLFDYLLTSLRSLPTVMVLGDPEVRVPVVSFVMNNVPAERVVQRLADNGILAIAHANSRVLDLIGVNDIGGAVTIGLAHYSTTAEVDQLVRALASLG, from the coding sequence ATGGCATACGACGTCGCCCGGGTGCGGGGTTTGCACCCGTCATTGGGCGATGGCTGGGTGCATCTGGACGCGCAGAACGGCATGTTGCTGCCCGACACGGTGGCGCGTGCGGTGTCGACGGCGTTCCGCGGCTCGATGCCCACCGTCGACAGTCCGCACCCCGGGTCCCGGCGCAGCGCCGCGGTGCTGGCCGCCGCGCGCCAGGCCGTTGCCGATCTGGTGAACGCCGACCCCGCCGGGGTCGTCCTGGGCGCCGACCGGGCGCTGCTGCTGACCGCGCTGGCCGACGCCGCCTCCACCCGGGTCGGGCTCGGGTACGAGCTGGTCGTCACCCGGCTCGACGACGAAGCCAACATCGCGCCGTGGTTGCGCGCGGCCAACCGCTTCGGCGCGAAGGTCAAGTGGGCCGAGGTGGACATCGAAACCGGGGAGCTGCCGACCTGGCAGTGGGAGGACCTGGTCACCCGGCCCACCCGTCTGGTCGCGATCACCTCTGCGTCCTCGACTTTGGGGACGGTCACCGACCTGCGCGAGGTGACCAAACTGGTGCACGAGGTCGGTGGTCTGGTCATCGTCGACCATTCGGCGGCCGCTCCGTACCGGTTGTTCGACATCGACGACGTCGACGCCGACGTGGTCGCGGTGAACATGCTGGCCTGGGGCGGGCCGCCCATCGGCGCGCTCGCGTTCCGGGATCCGTCGCTGCTCGACGCGCTCGGGTCGATTTCGCTGGACCCGTCGGCGACCGGTCCCGCCCGGTTGGAGGTGGGGGCACACCAGTTCGGTCTGCTGGGCGGCGTGGTCGCCAGCGTCGAATACCTTGCGGCCCTGGATGATTCAGCTCAGGGTACGCGAAGGGAGCGGCTCGAGATCTCGATGCGCTCGGCCAGTGGATACCTGAGCGGCCTGTTCGACTATCTGCTGACATCGCTGCGGTCACTGCCCACGGTGATGGTGCTCGGCGATCCCGAGGTCCGGGTCCCGGTGGTCAGCTTCGTGATGAACAACGTGCCCGCCGAACGGGTGGTGCAGCGGCTCGCCGACAACGGCATCCTGGCGATCGCCCATGCGAATTCCCGCGTGCTGGACCTGATCGGCGTCAACGACATCGGTGGCGCGGTCACGATCGGACTGGCGCACTACAGCACCACGGCCGAGGTCGACCAACTGGTTCGGGCGCTGGCGTCGCTGGGCTGA
- a CDS encoding DUF5947 family protein, translating into MTSSALKAAGTSSPLRRAIRRPERTGRQDLSCQLCGAGVADLHRHLFDDHSGELLCACHPCTVLFDRDAAGGEHYRLIPDRRVRLDAFAAQGLGIPVGLAYFVVQRDGAVVANYPSPLGATTYEVEPAQWRAVIDQCADVATVSPLVEAVLINTARGAREHWIVPLDDCYRLVAIIRQHWRGLSGGSTVWPAIEEFFAELETGNRHFGI; encoded by the coding sequence GTGACCAGCTCAGCGCTGAAAGCCGCCGGGACGTCGTCACCGCTGCGACGCGCGATCCGACGACCGGAGCGGACTGGCCGTCAGGACCTGAGCTGTCAGCTGTGCGGGGCCGGCGTCGCCGATCTGCACCGGCATCTCTTTGACGATCACAGCGGCGAGCTGCTGTGCGCCTGTCATCCGTGCACGGTGTTGTTCGACCGGGATGCCGCCGGCGGAGAGCACTACCGGCTCATACCCGACCGGCGCGTGCGCCTCGACGCATTCGCCGCACAGGGACTGGGCATCCCGGTGGGGCTTGCGTACTTCGTGGTGCAGCGCGACGGCGCCGTGGTCGCGAACTATCCGAGCCCGCTCGGCGCCACCACCTATGAGGTGGAGCCCGCGCAGTGGCGAGCGGTGATCGACCAGTGCGCTGACGTCGCCACCGTGTCCCCGCTCGTCGAGGCGGTGTTGATCAACACCGCACGGGGCGCACGCGAGCATTGGATCGTGCCCCTCGACGACTGTTACCGACTGGTGGCGATCATTCGCCAACACTGGCGGGGGCTGTCCGGCGGTAGCACGGTGTGGCCGGCCATCGAGGAATTCTTCGCTGAGCTGGAGACGGGCAACCGTCACTTCGGGATCTGA
- a CDS encoding carboxymuconolactone decarboxylase family protein, with amino-acid sequence MTQTMAPPRLKIYKASPELYDAMMTLSTAAAKVVDPELGELIKIRASQLNRCAFCLDMHTRDARKLGVSEQKLDVLAAWDEAGDIFSARERAALALTEAVTVLGHGGVSDEIYRQAAAEFSDRELAQVVAMAVTINAWNRINAVAQSPLPRR; translated from the coding sequence ATGACACAGACGATGGCCCCACCCCGACTCAAGATCTACAAGGCGTCGCCCGAGCTCTACGACGCGATGATGACGCTGTCCACCGCCGCTGCCAAAGTCGTCGATCCGGAACTGGGGGAGCTCATCAAGATTCGCGCATCACAGCTCAACCGCTGCGCATTCTGCCTCGACATGCACACCCGCGACGCGCGCAAGCTCGGGGTCAGCGAACAGAAGCTCGATGTCCTGGCGGCGTGGGACGAAGCCGGGGACATCTTCAGTGCACGGGAGCGGGCGGCGCTCGCGCTCACCGAGGCCGTCACGGTGCTGGGCCACGGCGGGGTCTCCGACGAGATCTACCGTCAGGCCGCCGCCGAGTTCTCGGATCGTGAACTGGCGCAGGTGGTCGCGATGGCCGTGACGATCAACGCTTGGAACCGCATCAACGCGGTGGCCCAGTCACCGCTGCCGCGTCGCTGA
- a CDS encoding NifU family protein, whose amino-acid sequence MAEVDQRPPRLSDDDVGAQLHRLDELLAGLEETPGPAGELAMDAVAALARIYGEALARALSCVTGTPHLADAFLRDELLRHLLVLHDIHPEPAEVRVGRVVTEMAGSVREHGGEIALAGVHDGVATVRLSVGGCGSSAAGIADAVKEAVLAVAPELSDVAVVSAKRRDTAFIPLDLLTRPPSASGAHP is encoded by the coding sequence ATGGCTGAGGTGGATCAGAGGCCACCACGCCTGTCCGACGACGACGTCGGCGCGCAGCTGCACCGGCTCGACGAACTGCTCGCCGGACTGGAGGAGACGCCGGGCCCGGCAGGTGAGCTCGCCATGGACGCGGTCGCCGCACTGGCGCGCATCTACGGCGAGGCACTGGCCCGGGCGCTGAGCTGTGTCACCGGTACGCCGCACCTCGCGGATGCGTTCCTGCGCGACGAGTTGCTGCGGCACCTCCTGGTGCTGCACGACATCCACCCCGAACCGGCCGAGGTCCGGGTCGGCCGCGTCGTGACCGAGATGGCCGGCTCAGTACGTGAACATGGTGGCGAGATAGCGCTGGCCGGTGTCCACGACGGCGTCGCCACCGTCCGGCTGTCCGTGGGTGGGTGCGGCTCATCGGCGGCGGGCATCGCCGACGCCGTCAAGGAGGCCGTCCTCGCGGTCGCTCCGGAGTTATCGGACGTGGCGGTGGTGTCGGCGAAGAGGCGAGACACCGCGTTCATCCCCCTCGACCTGCTCACCAGGCCACCGTCGGCGTCCGGAGCGCACCCGTGA
- the wzm gene encoding galactan export ABC transporter permease subunit Wzm/RfbD: MTIMDAAAQSRTFTRAWGDLVEGYRKRELWLHLGWQDIKQRYRRSVLGPFWITIATGTTAVAMGGLYSMLFKLELSEHLPYVTLGLIVWNLINASILEGADVFVANEGLIKQLPTPLSVHVYRLVWRQMLLFAHNIIIFVIIAIIFPKPWHWTDLSFIPALVLIAANCVWVALCFGILATRYRDISPLLASLVQLLFFMTPIIWNESTLQAQGAGGWAKIVELNPLLHYLDIVRAPLLGADQELRHWVVVLALTVIGWTFAALAMRQYRARVPYWV, encoded by the coding sequence ATGACCATCATGGACGCCGCGGCGCAGTCGAGGACCTTCACCCGCGCATGGGGTGATCTGGTCGAGGGCTACCGCAAACGGGAGCTGTGGCTGCACCTGGGTTGGCAGGACATCAAGCAGCGCTACCGGCGCTCGGTGCTCGGTCCGTTCTGGATCACCATCGCCACCGGCACCACCGCGGTCGCGATGGGCGGGCTGTACTCGATGCTGTTCAAACTCGAGCTCTCCGAGCATCTTCCGTACGTGACACTCGGTCTGATCGTCTGGAACCTGATCAACGCGTCGATACTGGAAGGCGCCGACGTCTTCGTCGCCAACGAGGGACTGATCAAACAGCTGCCGACGCCTCTTTCGGTGCACGTCTATCGGCTGGTGTGGCGGCAGATGCTGTTGTTCGCGCACAACATCATCATTTTCGTGATCATCGCGATCATCTTTCCCAAACCGTGGCATTGGACCGATCTCAGTTTCATTCCGGCGCTGGTGCTCATCGCGGCCAACTGTGTCTGGGTTGCTCTGTGTTTCGGCATTCTGGCCACGCGTTACCGCGACATCAGCCCGCTACTGGCCAGCCTGGTGCAGCTGCTGTTCTTCATGACGCCGATCATCTGGAACGAGTCGACGCTTCAGGCGCAGGGTGCGGGCGGCTGGGCCAAGATCGTCGAGCTCAACCCGCTGCTGCACTACCTCGACATCGTGCGCGCCCCGCTGCTGGGCGCCGACCAGGAGTTACGGCACTGGGTTGTCGTCCTGGCGCTCACCGTGATCGGCTGGACGTTCGCTGCGCTGGCGATGCGCCAGTACCGCGCGCGGGTCCCCTACTGGGTGTGA